In Eubacteriales bacterium mix99, the DNA window TTGTTCGGGAGGCCGGTCTGCACAGAAGGGTTGTGGAAGAGATATTGGAGTTTGCACAGGATATGGGATGGAAGATTCAGGATCTGGACTTTTCTCCCATAACCGGGCCGAAAGGCAATATAGAATTTCTGGCATATTTTAGGAAAGGTGGAGGGGACGGATTGCGTTTGGAGGACAGGGAAATATTAGTGAATAAGACCGTTCAGACAGCCCATGATACTTTTGATAAGCGGGTGACAAAATGATACAGGTCGGTATCATATCCAACTTATGTAAGGATATCGGCGGAAAAAATGCCGGAAAAATCATACGGTGTATGAAGGGACGGAATATGAACCCCCTGGTTTCCATACCGGTTTATCAGCTCTTGAACGTCGGCACTCCCCTGGAGGAAAAGAAATTGTACCAACAGTCTGATTTGATCCTGGTACTGGGCGGGGACGGCACGATTTTACGGGCGGCCAGGCCGGCAGCAATCTATGGAAAGCCTATTCTGGGCATGAATCTCGGCCAGCTTGGTTTTATGGCTGAGGCGGAAATGGCGGATTGCGAATCCATCCTGGATGCTTTGTCTTCCGGTTCGTATCACATTGAAAAACGAATGATGCTGGATGCGGAAGTCCTGCGGGACGGGAAGGCCATGGGCCGGTCTGTTGCGTTGAATGATATGGCAGTGGCAAAAAGCGCTTTTGCTCGTATGATTCATCTGGAAGTTCAGATCAATGGAGAATTTGTCAACCATTATGCAGCAGATGGTCTTTTGATATCCAGCCCTACCGGATCCACAGCTTATTCCCTTTCTGCAGGCGGACCAGTCATCCAACCGGACATGGAATGTCTTCTGGTTACCCCGATTTGCCCCCACACATTGAACTCCAGACCGATTGTAACCAATCCCTGTGCGGAGGTTGAAGTGGAAGTCCAGGATAAAGACAGGAATATGCAGCTGACGGCAGACGGCCAGGAAACGGTGGACCTTCAGGACGGAGATCGGATCCGGATCCATAAATCCAATCGGATCACCCAATTGATATGTCTTCCCGGATCTGGCTTCTTTCACCTGCTCCGCAGTAAATTATCCGTCCGAACAGATTAAGATGGGAGAGTGACCGGTACAATGAAGTATGACAGACATTCCCTGATATTGAAAATCATTGAGGAGAAGGACATTGAGACGCAGGAGGAACTGGCAGAGGAACTCCGGAGATATGGAATGGATGTGACGCAGGCTACGGTATCCAGGGACATCAAGGAATTACGGCTGGCGAAGGTACTGGGCAAATCCGGCATTTATAAATATGCCGCTCTGGAGCAGTCCGAATCCGATCTGTCCGACCGCTTGATCCGGGTATTTTCGGAATCGGTGATATCAATGGAGCATACTGACAATCTGATTGTCATCAAAACAATCGTTGCAGGAGCACAGGCTGCCGCATCTGCCATTGATGCCATGAACTGGCCGGAGATTATAGGCTGTATTGCGGGGGATGACACCATACTTGTTATCCTGAGGAGTGGTTCCATTGTCGGCGATGTTCTGAAACGCTTTTCCAGACTGATGCATCCGTCATCCGGAAACAAGTCATAAGACCATATGGATGCAGTTCGGGCAGCCTGTGACGGAAATATCACGAGGCACTGTTGTCATGGATTAAGGGGGATAACATGATTCATGAAATTTCAATCAGA includes these proteins:
- a CDS encoding NAD(+)/NADH kinase, with the translated sequence MIQVGIISNLCKDIGGKNAGKIIRCMKGRNMNPLVSIPVYQLLNVGTPLEEKKLYQQSDLILVLGGDGTILRAARPAAIYGKPILGMNLGQLGFMAEAEMADCESILDALSSGSYHIEKRMMLDAEVLRDGKAMGRSVALNDMAVAKSAFARMIHLEVQINGEFVNHYAADGLLISSPTGSTAYSLSAGGPVIQPDMECLLVTPICPHTLNSRPIVTNPCAEVEVEVQDKDRNMQLTADGQETVDLQDGDRIRIHKSNRITQLICLPGSGFFHLLRSKLSVRTD
- a CDS encoding arginine repressor; this translates as MKYDRHSLILKIIEEKDIETQEELAEELRRYGMDVTQATVSRDIKELRLAKVLGKSGIYKYAALEQSESDLSDRLIRVFSESVISMEHTDNLIVIKTIVAGAQAAASAIDAMNWPEIIGCIAGDDTILVILRSGSIVGDVLKRFSRLMHPSSGNKS